In one window of Streptomyces griseus subsp. griseus DNA:
- a CDS encoding putative bifunctional diguanylate cyclase/phosphodiesterase codes for MSGTSEGPRVPAGTSPDAVGTPVTERHTAGPAGERTARRTAPDGEEALRRAADDAATELRDHRAAFNAATLPMAVVDGRGHVVRANDALGGLLGAAPRALDGRQACELVDLASDDRTWHAYREVLQGRRSRFRCTRRLKHPDGRTLWAEVTVVPMTGTSAAEPARVLLTVADISDRRELQDRLRHLQMHDPVTRLPNRTLFFERLSVALEIPPYQDDSMLPRHGRIGLCYLDLDGFKAINDTLGHRIGDRLLAAVAGRLTDCAENDASRSPGGSRLVARLGGDEFAILVEDSGGTEALTELARSVLAALQHPFDLAGHRLSVSASIGVVERPVAGTSPTGLMQAADTTLYWAKADGRARWTLFDPERNAHRMTRQALSSTLRPAVERGEFTLEYQPLVGMADGVVRGVEALVRWNHPQFGVLSPNRFVGIAEEDGSIVQLGRWVLRTACRQARRWQLDHPDEPALFISVNVAVRQVWDSDLVADVAQILGETELAPGLLQLELTESAVMGSGGRPLRALQALSDMGVRIAIDDFGTGYSNLAYLSRLPVSVLKLDGAFVKGFRYEDGTHPSPADETIVEAMVQLAHRLGLTVTAECVETAGQAERLRRIGCDTGQGWLYSRAVAPELIAALITARPTAEPAQAPERAQP; via the coding sequence GTGAGCGGAACCTCCGAAGGGCCCAGGGTCCCGGCAGGCACATCCCCGGACGCCGTGGGCACGCCGGTCACGGAGCGTCATACGGCAGGCCCCGCCGGAGAACGTACGGCACGCCGGACGGCACCGGACGGGGAGGAGGCGCTCCGGAGAGCGGCGGACGACGCCGCCACCGAGCTGCGCGACCACCGGGCCGCCTTCAACGCCGCGACCCTCCCCATGGCCGTCGTGGACGGCCGGGGACACGTCGTCCGGGCCAACGACGCCCTCGGCGGACTCCTGGGTGCGGCACCCCGGGCGCTGGACGGACGGCAGGCGTGCGAGCTGGTCGATCTGGCCTCCGACGACCGCACCTGGCACGCCTACCGCGAGGTGCTCCAGGGCCGCCGCTCCCGGTTCCGCTGCACCCGCCGCCTCAAACACCCCGACGGGCGCACCCTGTGGGCCGAGGTCACCGTCGTACCGATGACCGGCACCTCGGCGGCCGAGCCCGCGCGGGTCCTGCTGACGGTGGCGGACATCAGCGACCGGCGCGAGCTCCAGGACCGGCTGCGCCACCTCCAGATGCACGACCCGGTGACCCGGCTGCCCAACCGGACCCTGTTCTTCGAGCGGCTCTCGGTGGCCCTGGAGATCCCGCCCTACCAGGACGACTCGATGCTCCCCCGGCACGGCCGGATCGGGCTCTGCTATCTGGACCTGGACGGCTTCAAGGCCATCAACGACACGCTCGGCCACCGGATCGGCGACCGGCTGCTGGCCGCCGTCGCCGGCCGGCTCACCGACTGCGCGGAGAACGACGCGAGCCGCAGCCCCGGCGGCAGCCGCCTGGTGGCGCGCCTGGGCGGCGACGAGTTCGCGATCCTGGTGGAGGACTCCGGCGGTACGGAGGCGCTGACCGAGCTGGCCCGCTCGGTCCTGGCCGCCCTCCAGCACCCCTTCGACCTGGCCGGGCACCGGCTCTCGGTCTCCGCCTCGATCGGAGTGGTGGAACGTCCGGTCGCGGGCACCTCGCCCACCGGCCTGATGCAGGCCGCCGACACCACGCTGTACTGGGCGAAGGCCGACGGCCGGGCCCGCTGGACCCTCTTCGACCCCGAGCGCAACGCCCACCGCATGACCCGCCAGGCGCTCTCCTCCACGCTCCGGCCCGCCGTGGAGCGCGGCGAGTTCACCCTCGAATACCAGCCACTGGTCGGCATGGCGGACGGCGTCGTGCGCGGGGTGGAGGCGCTGGTGCGCTGGAACCACCCGCAGTTCGGCGTGCTCTCGCCGAATCGGTTCGTCGGGATCGCCGAGGAGGACGGCTCCATCGTCCAGCTCGGCCGGTGGGTCCTGCGCACCGCGTGCCGCCAGGCGCGGCGCTGGCAGCTGGACCATCCGGACGAGCCCGCGCTCTTCATCAGCGTGAATGTCGCCGTACGCCAGGTCTGGGACTCCGACCTGGTGGCGGACGTGGCGCAGATCCTGGGCGAGACGGAGCTGGCCCCCGGGCTGCTCCAGCTGGAGCTGACCGAGTCGGCGGTGATGGGGTCCGGCGGCCGCCCGCTGCGGGCGCTCCAGGCGCTGAGCGACATGGGCGTACGGATCGCCATCGACGACTTCGGGACGGGGTATTCGAACCTCGCCTACCTCAGCCGGCTGCCCGTCTCCGTACTGAAGCTGGACGGGGCGTTCGTGAAGGGCTTCCGGTACGAGGACGGTACGCACCCCAGCCCCGCCGACGAGACGATCGTCGAGGCGATGGTGCAGCTGGCGCACCGCCTGGGCCTGACCGTCACCGCGGAGTGTGTGGAGACGGCCGGGCAGGCGGAGCGGCTGCGCCGGATCGGCTGCGACACGGGGCAGGGGTGGCTGTACTCGCGGGCCGTGGCGCCGGAGCTGATCGCGGCGCTGATCACGGCCCGGCCGACGGCCGAACCGGCTCAGGCGCCCGAGCGGGCCCAGCCGTAG
- a CDS encoding decarboxylase encodes MTTVGLLYPGHAAEDDFPRIEITLDTDIRLPLFSTEAAEDTYRRGALLESGAPDRLAEGVEELRLAGAEALVWASPAGSFVYGWAGAHNQIATLARSAGLPASSTAFGFVHAVRELGASRVAVAAGWPEDITVLFAEFLVAGGVEAVASGSAGAASAGEIAAWEVDRVKEHALAADHPDAEVLLLPDAALHTAAYIPELEEALGKPVLTANQVTVWEGLRLTDRRIWAPALGTLFAARRPVPGAVEPKGIEVRE; translated from the coding sequence ATGACGACCGTAGGACTTCTCTACCCGGGCCACGCCGCCGAGGACGACTTCCCGCGGATCGAGATCACGCTCGACACCGACATCAGGCTGCCGCTCTTCTCCACCGAGGCCGCCGAGGACACCTACCGGCGCGGCGCCCTGCTGGAGTCCGGTGCGCCGGACCGGCTCGCCGAGGGTGTCGAGGAGCTGCGGCTCGCGGGCGCGGAAGCACTCGTCTGGGCGAGCCCCGCCGGAAGTTTCGTGTACGGCTGGGCGGGCGCCCACAACCAGATCGCCACCCTCGCCCGGAGCGCCGGCCTGCCCGCCTCCAGCACCGCCTTCGGCTTCGTCCACGCGGTACGGGAGCTGGGCGCCTCCCGGGTCGCGGTGGCCGCCGGATGGCCCGAGGACATCACCGTGCTCTTCGCCGAGTTCCTGGTGGCGGGCGGCGTGGAGGCGGTGGCCTCCGGGAGCGCCGGTGCCGCATCGGCCGGCGAGATCGCCGCGTGGGAGGTGGACCGGGTCAAGGAGCACGCGCTCGCCGCGGACCACCCGGACGCGGAGGTGCTGCTGCTCCCGGACGCGGCCCTGCACACGGCCGCGTACATCCCGGAACTGGAGGAGGCGCTCGGCAAGCCGGTCCTCACGGCGAACCAGGTGACCGTCTGGGAGGGCCTGCGGCTGACCGACCGCCGGATCTGGGCCCCGGCGCTCGGCACCCTCTTCGCCGCCCGCCGGCCGGTGCCGGGTGCGGTGGAGCCGAAGGGGATTGAGGTACGGGAGTAG
- a CDS encoding D-2-hydroxyacid dehydrogenase, whose product MPEPVVLVLDADPSPRLGRLTGRARILRTGAAGLAARLPDADVLLVWDFTSDAVRAAWPGEGPRPRWVHAASAGVDRLLCPELAASDTVLTNARGVFERPIAEYVAALVLAFAKDLPATLALQRERRWRHREGQQVAGSRAVVVGAGPIGREITRLLHGLGVQVALVGRCARRTIHGVEDLGPLAARADWVISAVPLTPSTYGMFDSRFFGLLQPSARFINVGRGASVVEADLVDALERRWLAGAALDVFAEEPLDEESPLWGVPGLLVSPHLSGDTVGWRDRLGEQFVAMYELWAEGSPLPNVVDKERGYVPSTDNSEDDEGT is encoded by the coding sequence ATGCCGGAACCCGTCGTTCTCGTCCTCGACGCCGATCCGTCCCCGCGCCTGGGCCGGCTGACCGGCCGGGCCCGCATCCTGCGCACCGGGGCGGCGGGACTCGCCGCCCGGCTGCCGGACGCCGATGTGCTGCTGGTGTGGGACTTCACCTCGGACGCGGTGCGTGCGGCCTGGCCGGGTGAGGGTCCTCGGCCGCGCTGGGTCCATGCGGCGAGCGCGGGGGTGGACCGGCTGCTCTGCCCGGAGCTGGCCGCATCCGACACCGTGCTGACCAACGCGCGGGGCGTCTTCGAGCGGCCGATCGCCGAGTACGTGGCCGCTCTGGTGCTGGCCTTCGCCAAGGATCTGCCCGCCACCCTCGCCCTCCAGCGGGAGCGGCGCTGGCGCCACCGGGAGGGGCAGCAGGTGGCCGGTTCGCGGGCGGTGGTCGTCGGCGCGGGCCCGATCGGACGGGAGATCACCCGGCTGCTGCACGGCCTGGGCGTCCAGGTGGCGCTGGTGGGGCGCTGCGCCCGGCGCACCATCCACGGGGTCGAGGACCTGGGCCCGCTGGCGGCGCGGGCGGACTGGGTGATCTCGGCGGTGCCGCTGACCCCGTCGACGTACGGGATGTTCGACAGCCGGTTCTTCGGGCTGCTCCAGCCATCGGCGCGGTTCATCAACGTGGGGCGCGGGGCGAGCGTGGTGGAGGCGGACCTGGTCGACGCGCTGGAGCGGCGCTGGCTGGCGGGGGCGGCGCTCGATGTGTTCGCGGAGGAACCGCTGGACGAGGAGAGCCCGTTGTGGGGCGTGCCGGGGCTGCTGGTCTCGCCACACCTGAGCGGGGACACGGTGGGCTGGCGCGACCGGCTGGGTGAGCAGTTCGTGGCGATGTACGAACTATGGGCAGAAGGCAGTCCGTTGCCCAACGTGGTGGACAAGGAACGCGGTTATGTCCCGTCCACCGACAACTCCGAGGACGACGAAGGCACATAG
- the ehuB gene encoding ectoine/hydroxyectoine ABC transporter substrate-binding protein EhuB, with product MADFPHLSRRGFLNRSAAVGGLLVVPGLLTACSKADSGAATGEGALDKLRKQGFVRVAYANEAPYGYMEGKELKGEAPTLHREIFKALGVDELKPTLSEWDGLIPGLQAGKYDVVSAGMAITPERCGNAIFSEPEFISPTALMVRKGNPKKVTDLDSAKEAGITIGVMSGAVEGGYAKGAGIPEGKIKTLQKPQDGADAVKGGRIDAFLLTGISLRWLAKTNPDTEVTESFVPQIDGNAQFSPGGAVFRKGNEDLRDAFNRELKKIVSDRSRYVQLLEPYGFGKSEIPPEDLRTADLCKG from the coding sequence ATGGCTGACTTTCCTCACCTTTCCCGCCGGGGCTTTCTCAATCGATCGGCGGCCGTGGGCGGCCTCCTGGTCGTTCCCGGCCTCCTGACCGCCTGCAGCAAGGCCGATTCGGGTGCCGCCACCGGCGAGGGCGCCCTCGACAAGCTCCGCAAGCAGGGCTTCGTGCGGGTGGCGTACGCCAACGAGGCGCCGTACGGGTACATGGAGGGCAAGGAGCTCAAGGGCGAGGCCCCCACCCTGCACCGGGAGATCTTCAAGGCGCTGGGCGTGGACGAGCTGAAGCCGACGCTTTCCGAGTGGGACGGGCTGATCCCCGGGCTCCAGGCCGGGAAGTACGACGTGGTCAGCGCGGGCATGGCGATCACCCCGGAGCGCTGCGGCAACGCGATCTTCTCCGAGCCGGAGTTCATCTCGCCGACCGCGCTGATGGTGAGGAAGGGCAACCCGAAGAAGGTCACCGACCTGGACTCCGCCAAGGAGGCCGGGATCACCATCGGCGTCATGTCGGGTGCGGTGGAGGGCGGTTACGCCAAGGGGGCGGGCATCCCCGAGGGAAAGATCAAGACGCTGCAGAAGCCGCAGGACGGGGCGGACGCCGTCAAGGGCGGCCGGATCGACGCGTTCCTGCTCACCGGCATCTCGCTGCGCTGGCTGGCGAAGACCAACCCGGACACCGAGGTGACCGAGTCGTTCGTGCCGCAGATCGACGGCAACGCGCAGTTCTCGCCCGGCGGTGCGGTGTTCCGCAAGGGCAACGAGGACCTGCGGGACGCCTTCAACCGCGAGCTGAAGAAGATCGTGTCGGACCGCTCGCGCTATGTGCAGCTGCTGGAGCCGTACGGGTTCGGGAAGTCGGAGATCCCGCCGGAGGACCTGAGGACCGCCGACCTGTGCAAGGGCTGA
- the ehuC gene encoding ectoine/hydroxyectoine ABC transporter permease subunit EhuC has protein sequence MSDFFSLLAEEFPQVRSGLWVTLQATVLGALLAGVLAFALGLMAGSRLLLARGVSRVVVEFFRGTSLYIQLFWLYYAMPLLTGYELDPVVCGVVAFGLNYGAYGAEVVRGAINSVPRAQYEAAIALNLSPARRLWKVILPQAWVQMIPSFTNLLIQLLKCTPLLWLISAADLMTVVQTLRDRTGETLTAYLTLLAAYFVLAYALTMLMNLLERSAKRRLGLDTGAKSLFRSRSASTTAVGGTR, from the coding sequence ATGAGTGACTTCTTCTCCCTCCTCGCCGAGGAGTTCCCCCAGGTCCGCTCGGGTCTGTGGGTGACGCTCCAGGCCACGGTCCTGGGCGCGCTGCTCGCCGGGGTGCTGGCCTTCGCGCTCGGCCTGATGGCGGGCAGCCGGCTGCTCCTGGCCCGCGGGGTCTCCCGGGTGGTCGTGGAGTTCTTCCGGGGGACCTCCCTCTACATCCAGCTGTTCTGGCTCTATTACGCGATGCCGCTGCTGACCGGCTACGAACTGGACCCGGTCGTCTGCGGGGTGGTCGCCTTCGGCCTCAACTACGGTGCCTACGGCGCCGAAGTGGTGCGCGGCGCGATCAACTCCGTACCGCGCGCACAGTACGAGGCGGCGATCGCCCTCAACCTGAGCCCCGCCAGGCGGCTTTGGAAGGTGATCCTGCCCCAGGCCTGGGTGCAGATGATCCCCTCCTTCACCAATCTGCTGATCCAGCTGCTGAAGTGCACCCCGCTGCTGTGGCTGATCTCGGCGGCCGACCTGATGACCGTGGTGCAGACCCTGCGCGACCGCACCGGTGAGACCCTCACCGCCTATCTGACCCTGCTGGCCGCCTACTTCGTGCTGGCCTACGCGCTGACGATGCTGATGAACCTGCTGGAGCGGAGCGCCAAGCGGCGGCTCGGCCTGGACACCGGCGCGAAGAGCCTGTTCAGGAGCCGCAGCGCGTCCACGACCGCCGTGGGAGGTACCCGATGA
- a CDS encoding LLM class flavin-dependent oxidoreductase produces the protein MDEIRGGNTGDGTGGDTIRDEIRGTAEGTAPVPLSVLDLVTVGQGRTATQALRTGVEIAQLTEARGFHRYWVAEHHSMPGVASSSPAVILAHIAAHTDRIRLGSGGVMLPNHAPLVIAEQFGTLEAMAPGRVDLGLGRAPGTDGATAAALRRSDRLNEGADDFPQQLMELIRFLDDDFPDGHPYARIHAVPGPVQATAPGGVQSAHRPPVWLLGSSGFSARLAGTLGLPFAFAHHFSAQNTIPALDLYRESFRPSAVLDAPYALIGVSALAADDEREARRQVLTGALSMVRLRTGRPGLIPSPEEAAAYDFSPMEREFVDGWLANVIHGTADEVRAGLDDLAKRTGADELMITANAHGGDARLRSYELIADAYGLPRRA, from the coding sequence GTGGACGAGATCCGAGGCGGGAACACGGGCGACGGGACGGGCGGCGACACGATCCGCGACGAGATCCGGGGTACGGCCGAGGGCACCGCTCCCGTACCGCTCTCCGTCCTCGACCTGGTGACCGTGGGCCAGGGACGCACCGCGACCCAGGCCCTGCGCACCGGCGTCGAGATCGCCCAGCTCACCGAGGCCCGCGGCTTCCACCGCTACTGGGTCGCCGAGCACCACTCCATGCCCGGGGTCGCCTCGTCCTCCCCGGCCGTGATCCTCGCGCACATCGCCGCCCACACCGACCGCATCCGGCTCGGCTCCGGCGGCGTCATGCTGCCCAACCACGCCCCGCTGGTGATCGCCGAACAGTTCGGCACCCTGGAGGCGATGGCGCCCGGCCGCGTCGACCTGGGCCTCGGCCGGGCCCCCGGCACCGACGGCGCCACGGCCGCCGCCCTGCGCCGCAGCGACCGGCTCAACGAGGGCGCCGACGACTTTCCGCAGCAGCTCATGGAGCTGATCCGGTTCCTGGACGACGACTTCCCCGACGGGCACCCGTACGCCCGCATCCACGCCGTACCCGGCCCGGTCCAGGCGACCGCGCCCGGCGGGGTGCAGTCCGCGCACCGGCCGCCCGTCTGGCTGCTCGGCTCCTCCGGCTTCAGCGCCCGGCTGGCGGGCACGCTCGGCCTGCCGTTCGCCTTCGCGCACCACTTCTCGGCGCAGAACACCATCCCGGCCCTCGACCTGTACCGGGAGTCCTTCCGGCCCTCCGCCGTGCTGGACGCCCCGTACGCCTTGATCGGCGTCTCCGCGCTGGCCGCCGACGACGAGCGCGAGGCGCGTCGCCAGGTGCTGACCGGGGCGCTGTCGATGGTCCGGCTGCGCACCGGGCGGCCGGGGCTGATCCCGTCCCCGGAGGAAGCGGCGGCGTACGACTTCTCCCCGATGGAGCGGGAGTTCGTCGACGGCTGGCTCGCCAACGTCATCCACGGCACCGCCGACGAGGTCCGCGCCGGTCTGGACGACCTGGCCAAGCGCACCGGCGCCGACGAGCTGATGATCACCGCCAACGCGCACGGCGGCGACGCCCGGCTGCGCAGCTACGAGCTGATCGCGGACGCGTACGGGCTGCCGCGCCGGGCGTGA
- the ehuD gene encoding ectoine/hydroxyectoine ABC transporter permease subunit EhuD, which translates to MNDGFDWDAVRESLPLLLQGFKVTLLATVLGTLVAAVLGLAVAVAQRAPSRLVTIPVRAVTEFVRSTPLLVQLVGAAALFNTVEPLYIGIAVLGIHYAAYTSEVYRAGIDGVPKGQWEACRALSLSPRRTWQAVILPQAVRNVLPALGNYAISMFKETPFLAVITVQEMVFEARKYGADHFAYTEVFTLAGLIFLVASYPTSLLMRKLEKRLGH; encoded by the coding sequence ATGAACGACGGCTTCGACTGGGACGCCGTCCGCGAGTCCCTGCCCCTCCTCCTCCAGGGGTTCAAGGTCACCCTGCTGGCCACCGTGCTCGGCACCCTGGTGGCGGCGGTGCTGGGACTGGCCGTCGCGGTGGCCCAACGCGCGCCCAGCAGGCTCGTGACGATCCCGGTGCGGGCCGTCACGGAGTTCGTCCGCTCCACCCCGCTGCTGGTCCAACTGGTCGGCGCGGCAGCCCTGTTCAACACGGTGGAGCCGCTCTACATCGGCATCGCGGTGCTGGGCATCCACTACGCCGCGTACACCTCCGAGGTCTACCGGGCCGGGATCGACGGCGTACCGAAGGGCCAGTGGGAGGCCTGTCGCGCGCTGTCGCTGTCGCCCCGGCGGACCTGGCAGGCCGTGATCCTGCCGCAGGCGGTGCGCAATGTGCTGCCCGCCCTCGGCAACTACGCGATCTCGATGTTCAAGGAGACCCCGTTCCTCGCCGTGATCACGGTGCAGGAGATGGTCTTCGAGGCCCGGAAGTACGGGGCGGACCACTTCGCGTACACCGAGGTCTTCACCCTCGCCGGCCTGATCTTCCTGGTCGCGAGCTACCCCACGTCGCTGTTGATGAGAAAGCTGGAGAAGCGCCTTGGCCACTGA